The sequence TTTTGTTATTTCCTCCCATCCCGACCAGAGATTTTCTACTCAAGACCTACTGATTGATTAATTCAAGATTTTCTTTTATTCATCTTATAACTCAAGACTTACCGATTGATTAATAAATTACAATCAGTGACACAGAATTATGTAATGCTCATTacttatacatatatatctAATGCAACTTTATAATTAAACCACTCTTAATCATAATCTAATAACCAAGTACATTGCAAAAATAACAGAGACCAGTTTGCCCGCAAACAAAATCTGCTCATAACTCAGCCGAATCCTTCCTCATATGTTCTCGAAGATCTCCCGCAGCTTGCGAAACCCTCTCCTTAGCTGCTTCATATCTTTCCTTAGCTCGTTCCGAAGTCGAATCCTTGGCCGACTCATAAGCGTCGCGAGCCTTCGACTTCGCATCCTCATACGCCTCGTAGGCCATATCTTTACCACGCGACATCGCGTCGCTCATCGTTTCTTTGGCCTCACTAGCCTTTTCTGTGACCATCTGTATTGTGTCACCCATCTTCTCCGACGCAGCAGCATCGTAAGCAACAGACGTTTTATCCGAAGCAAGATCATAAGCGTCTCGCGCCTTATCTTTGGCCACATCCGAAGCACGGTCCATTGCTCGACCAGCCGTATCGGATGCTTGCGAATAGGTGTCGAatgctttattatttttggCTTCACCTGCAGTTGGATGGGTGAAGGAATCGTAGGCATCACTCGCCTTATCCTTGCCGGCTTGTTTCGCCTTGGAAGCGATATCAGAGGCTTTATTCAAGGCTTCGCTAGCCTTTTCAGAAGCGTAATTCTTGGCATCACTTAGTTTCTCTGACGTTTCTTCGGCTATATCGTTGGCCTTGGACGAAGCATACCTCGATGTTTCTGCAAATTAAAGAAACGTACCCATTAATGATCaggaaattaaaattaatgtttgaatatatttaaattgacCATATGCAGCAGAATTCATAGTATCCGTAGATTTCGATGCGGCACCCTTGGCCTTCTCCACCAAGTTTTGCGCTGCTTCTTTTGCACTCTCTGAATTCAATCCAAATCCCCTAATTTAACAAGAATTTAAAGTTTAttaataattcttcttttcGTTTTCTCTCCcgtataaattaattaatttgcatCAAATTTCATGAtaacaaaaatttaataatatttactcTGATAACTTGCTCAAAGTCCAATCGGCCCAATAACCAGATTTGTCTTTGGTAGCCTCCTCACCCCCCCAGCACCACCCCACCGACGCCAGGCACAGCACCAGCAAAGCCCTTCTTCTCAAGTCCATGCTgcccaataataataataataataatggcaAATTAAACTCAGTCgaaattaattaaacagattGATCAAAGAAACTATGAAGTTGAAGTCGAAGTAGGCGTTCGGTTTAAATATAGTAATGGTGACACGTCGCGCTGTGCGTGGGGACGAGGATTATTCGCATTTCGCCACGTACCGGAGTGTTGTGTGTGGATTATTTTATTACTGTTTACCGGATTTTGCTCAGGTCCAAATGTTTCCTCCGGAACCGCCGGCTAAAATTATTGATCCTATATCattacatttatatatatttatttatactagTGTTCGAGAATATTTTTGTTATCAATAAatgttgttaaataaattaattgaaataaaaagATATTAATAGCAATTATAAAAAAACACATATTACATATTTTATTGAtgtcaatataatttttaatattgcaattaataaaaatatttataaaattttcgaacAATGTAACACTTGTAGTTTTAATGTTTTTGTCATTtacttttcttttttattttacattCAGATTAACAATTTAGAATAAGACATTACCAATAAGTCatgtaagcttataaatataagtGTTATGTTTATTGAAGTTTTACATTAACACAATATTGATATAGAAACTTATGTAACTATTATAGCTCGAGCGaatttttcattcttttttttttttattaatcttgaaaaaTTATGACATGCTTTGTACAAtgaattcgtcttattttctatctcatgtatgtatgatttatttttatttgttaataagtgagctatgttaatcaaattaaattaaatat comes from Henckelia pumila isolate YLH828 chromosome 4, ASM3356847v2, whole genome shotgun sequence and encodes:
- the LOC140867137 gene encoding uncharacterized protein isoform X1; translated protein: MDLRRRALLVLCLASVGWCWGGEEATKDKSGYWADWTLSKLSEGFGLNSESAKEAAQNLVEKAKGAASKSTDTMNSAAYETSRYASSKANDIAEETSEKLSDAKNYASEKASEALNKASDIASKAKQAGKDKASDAYDSFTHPTAGEAKNNKAFDTYSQASDTAGRAMDRASDVAKDKARDAYDLASDKTSVAYDAAASEKMGDTIQMVTEKASEAKETMSDAMSRGKDMAYEAYEDAKSKARDAYESAKDSTSERAKERYEAAKERVSQAAGDLREHMRKDSAEL
- the LOC140867137 gene encoding uncharacterized protein isoform X2, translating into MDLRRRALLVLCLASVGWCWGGEEATKDKSGYWADWTLSKLSEGFGLNSESAKEAAQNLVEKAKETSRYASSKANDIAEETSEKLSDAKNYASEKASEALNKASDIASKAKQAGKDKASDAYDSFTHPTAGEAKNNKAFDTYSQASDTAGRAMDRASDVAKDKARDAYDLASDKTSVAYDAAASEKMGDTIQMVTEKASEAKETMSDAMSRGKDMAYEAYEDAKSKARDAYESAKDSTSERAKERYEAAKERVSQAAGDLREHMRKDSAEL